The Oncorhynchus tshawytscha isolate Ot180627B linkage group LG30, Otsh_v2.0, whole genome shotgun sequence genome includes a region encoding these proteins:
- the agtr2 gene encoding type-2 angiotensin II receptor has protein sequence MASTHSNLSMATNSSEDLMINSSSCDSISPSLHQNKLIPTIYSVIFVLGFVGNILVVFVLCQKSNRKTVANTYIVNLALSDLLFLISLPFWAIYYSFDYNWMFGGLMCKLCGCLLSLNVYASIYFITCMSVDRYRAIVYPLQSQCSRNLCRARVVSGVIWTIAGLMTIPTMAFRDTYHLKELGVTACVLIYPPTQPYWFPGLALTKNILAFLVPFTVIASCYCRIGKHLLGGQPSLDKSSSNLDRVMKMVVAVVLAFFVCWFPFHVLTFLDALSTLGVMHSCWVRQAIITLMPFTLCLGFSNSAINPFLYCFVGNHFREQLWRLYEEKAPRLSQKRDSISTRLSSFSRKLSDLKDTGPLETLDQHSRGP, from the coding sequence ATGGCATCGACACACTCTAACCTCTCAATGGCCACCAACTCGTCAGAAGATCTAATGATCAATTCTTCCTCATGTgattccatctccccctctctgcatCAGAACAAGCTGATCCCCACCATCTACAGTGTCATCTTTGTCCTTGGTTTCGTGGGCAATATCTTGGTGGTGTTCGTGTTATGTCAAAAGTCCAACCGTAAAACAGTGGCCAACACTTACATTGTAAACTTGGCCCTCTCAGATCTGTTGTTCCTGATCAGCCTGCCTTTCTGGGCAATCTACTACTCCTTTGACTACAACTGGATGTTTGGTGGGCTGATGTGTAAGCTATGTGGCTGCCTCCTCTCCCTGAATGTCTACGCCAGCATCTACTTCATCACCTGTATGAGTGTGGACCGATACAGAGCCATTGTCTATCCCCTCCAGTCTCAGTGCAGCAGGAACCTGTGTCGGGCACGAGTGGTCAGCGGTGTGATCTGGACCATCGCCGGCCTCATGACCATCCCCACCATGGCCTTCCGAGACACCTACCACCTGAAGGAGCTGGGGGTCACGGCCTGCGTCCTCATCTACCCACCTACCCAGCCCTACTGGTTCCCAGGCCTGGCCCTGACCAAGAACATCCTGGCCTTCTTGGTGCCCTTCACAGTCATCGCCAGCTGCTACTGCCGCATCGGGAAGCACCTCCTGGGGGGACAGCCCAGCCTGGACAAGAGTTCCAGCAACCTGGACCGCGTAATGAAGATGGTGGTGGCTGTGGTGCTGGCCTTCTTCGTCTGCTGGTTCCCCTTCCACGTGCTGACCTTCCTGGATGCCCTGAGCACCCTGGGGGTGATGCACAGCTGTTGGGTGCGCCAGGCCATCATTACCCTGATGCCCTTCACCCTCTGCCTGGGCTTCTCCAACAGCGCCATCAACCCTTTCCTCTACTGCTTTGTGGGGAACCACTTCCGGGAGCAGCTGTGGCGGCTGTACGAGGAGAAGGCTCCCAGGCTGTCCCAAAAGAGAGACTCCATCAGCACCAGGCTCAGCTCCTTCTCTAGGAAGCTCAGCGACCTCAAGGACACAGGGCCACTGGAGACTCTGGACCAACACAGTAGGGGCCCCTAG